A stretch of the Asticcacaulis sp. ZE23SCel15 genome encodes the following:
- a CDS encoding ornithine cyclodeaminase family protein codes for MSYAHYDPAAVIKWLDYPGCINAVRQAMSAFSASEAPQPLRTIIPLAPLKVLALMPGFLMDEAAADKLGIYGGKIISVVRNPENVGRSKHHGLVIVFDPKTGELVCSADAGEVTEIRTACASAVATDALARKCARRMTIFGAGAQAKSHIEAIRHVRDLDDVRIWARDYDKAATFAADMALSTGLRVYAVASAVDACKGADIICTTTGSSEPILLREWVEDGTHLNIVGSSGPGPVEVDNDLVVASRYIADSRRSVLAAGAEFLVAKEAGLIGDDHIVAEIGEILNGTVIGRGKDTDITFYKSLGHVVQDLCSAAYIHAKATA; via the coding sequence ATGAGCTACGCCCACTATGATCCTGCCGCCGTCATCAAATGGCTGGATTACCCCGGCTGCATCAACGCCGTGCGTCAGGCGATGTCAGCGTTTTCAGCGTCCGAAGCGCCCCAGCCTTTGCGCACGATCATCCCGCTGGCGCCGCTTAAGGTTCTGGCCCTTATGCCAGGGTTTCTGATGGATGAGGCCGCGGCCGATAAGCTCGGTATCTATGGCGGCAAGATCATTTCGGTCGTCCGCAATCCTGAAAATGTCGGCCGGTCAAAGCACCACGGCCTCGTCATCGTGTTCGACCCGAAAACCGGCGAACTGGTCTGCTCGGCTGATGCGGGCGAGGTCACCGAAATCCGCACCGCCTGCGCCTCTGCCGTCGCCACCGACGCACTGGCGCGCAAGTGCGCCCGCCGTATGACGATCTTTGGCGCGGGCGCTCAGGCCAAATCCCATATCGAAGCCATCCGCCACGTCCGCGATTTAGACGACGTGCGCATCTGGGCACGTGACTATGATAAGGCCGCGACCTTTGCTGCCGACATGGCGCTCTCGACCGGCTTGCGGGTCTATGCCGTCGCATCCGCCGTCGATGCCTGCAAAGGCGCGGACATCATCTGCACCACCACCGGTTCATCTGAGCCGATCCTGTTGCGCGAATGGGTCGAAGACGGCACCCACCTGAATATCGTTGGTTCCTCCGGCCCCGGCCCGGTTGAAGTCGATAACGATCTTGTCGTCGCCTCACGCTATATTGCCGACAGCCGCCGCTCGGTACTGGCCGCAGGGGCTGAATTTCTGGTCGCCAAAGAGGCCGGTCTGATTGGCGACGACCATATTGTCGCGGAAATCGGCGAAATCCTGAACGGCACGGTCATTGGCCGCGGCAAAGATACCGATATCACCTTTTACAAATCGCTGGGCCATGTCGTGCAGGACCTCTGTTCCGCCGCCTACATCCACGCCAAAGCCACCGCATAA
- a CDS encoding amidohydrolase family protein codes for MSLIRNTLLTTVFFGLGFAAAAFADASFVIIQNGETVGHVEVVETGKTLSIDYVVDDNGRGPKHKQTITLDDKGLPVAGTVAGTSLMGGAVNETFAIKGTSFTWSSQADAGKMALKAPKLYIVNDSNPYDLAIYARYLLTQPNQTAETLPGGSARLQAIKTLDVGQGDKAVKVTVYQISGLDLAPDYILLDEHNELFAAGNVVRKGYEAEIKALGRLNSDLEAERQKTLQAELGHRFDGPVRIKNVRVFDPKTGKLSALSSVVVNGDTIATILPEAEAATNAPKDETIIDGDGGTLIPGLHDMHSHTTRSSGLFLLASGVTSVRDMGNDNGFLDTQIRLMTEGTVAGPRIVRNGFIEGKSPYSANHGFVVSSQEEAMKAVRWYADHGYYQLKIYNSFNPDWIPAVAAESHRLGMDVVGHIPAFYTPDRGMKDGYDEITHINQLVLGWLLKDGEDTRTPLRLTALARAATLDLNSAPVQASVATMKAQGMGLDTTAVIVERLMLSRAGKVNPADEWYLKNMPIGYQRYRKRTYVPLKDAAEDTSYFTAFDKLVDIMKMLHDNGIQLLPGTDDTLGFSVKRELELYVKAGMTPAEALKVGTYDMEVYLGRDQQLGTIERGKLADFFLVKGDPTQDLSALRETRMVLKGGFVYFPNEIYDALGITPFTTAPTVTKPDSPVAASDHSDHGESDGAHFHY; via the coding sequence ATGTCCTTGATCCGAAATACCCTGCTGACGACTGTTTTTTTTGGATTAGGGTTTGCAGCCGCCGCTTTTGCTGACGCCAGCTTTGTCATCATCCAGAACGGCGAGACTGTCGGCCATGTTGAGGTCGTCGAAACGGGTAAGACCCTCAGCATTGACTATGTCGTCGATGACAATGGCCGTGGCCCCAAGCACAAGCAAACCATTACCTTAGATGATAAGGGCCTGCCGGTCGCAGGTACGGTTGCCGGAACCTCCCTGATGGGCGGCGCTGTCAATGAGACCTTTGCCATCAAGGGCACGTCTTTTACCTGGTCGTCTCAGGCCGACGCAGGCAAGATGGCGCTGAAAGCCCCCAAGCTCTATATTGTCAACGATTCCAACCCCTATGATCTGGCTATCTATGCCCGGTACCTGCTGACCCAGCCGAACCAGACCGCAGAAACCCTGCCCGGCGGGTCGGCACGGCTGCAAGCCATCAAAACCCTCGACGTCGGTCAGGGTGATAAGGCGGTTAAGGTTACGGTCTATCAGATCAGCGGCCTTGATCTGGCGCCGGATTACATTCTGCTGGATGAACACAACGAACTGTTTGCCGCAGGCAATGTCGTTCGCAAAGGCTATGAGGCCGAGATCAAGGCCCTTGGCCGCCTCAACAGCGACCTGGAGGCCGAGCGTCAAAAGACACTTCAGGCCGAACTGGGCCACCGCTTTGACGGGCCGGTGCGCATCAAAAATGTGCGCGTGTTTGACCCCAAAACTGGCAAGCTTAGCGCCCTGTCCAGCGTCGTGGTCAATGGCGACACCATCGCCACCATCCTGCCCGAAGCGGAGGCCGCGACCAACGCCCCGAAGGACGAAACCATTATCGACGGCGACGGCGGCACGCTGATCCCCGGTCTGCACGACATGCATTCCCATACCACGCGCTCATCGGGGCTATTTCTGCTTGCATCGGGGGTTACTTCGGTGCGCGATATGGGCAATGACAACGGCTTTCTGGATACCCAGATCCGCCTGATGACTGAAGGCACGGTCGCGGGCCCGCGCATTGTCCGCAACGGCTTTATTGAAGGTAAGAGCCCCTATTCGGCCAACCACGGCTTTGTGGTCTCCTCACAGGAAGAGGCGATGAAGGCCGTGCGCTGGTACGCTGATCACGGCTATTATCAGCTCAAAATCTACAACAGCTTCAACCCCGACTGGATTCCCGCCGTCGCGGCTGAATCTCACCGTCTGGGCATGGATGTGGTCGGTCATATCCCCGCCTTTTATACGCCTGATCGCGGCATGAAAGACGGCTATGACGAAATCACCCACATCAATCAACTGGTGCTCGGCTGGCTGCTGAAAGACGGCGAGGACACCCGCACCCCGCTGCGGCTGACGGCTCTCGCCCGCGCGGCCACGCTTGATCTCAACTCGGCCCCGGTTCAGGCCTCGGTTGCGACCATGAAGGCTCAGGGCATGGGCCTTGATACCACCGCCGTGATCGTAGAGCGCCTAATGCTCAGCCGCGCGGGCAAGGTCAATCCGGCCGATGAATGGTATCTCAAAAACATGCCGATCGGCTATCAGCGCTATCGTAAGCGCACCTATGTGCCCCTGAAAGATGCCGCCGAAGACACAAGCTATTTCACCGCCTTTGATAAGCTGGTCGATATTATGAAGATGCTGCATGATAATGGTATCCAATTACTTCCGGGCACCGACGATACGCTCGGCTTCTCGGTCAAGCGCGAACTGGAGCTGTACGTCAAGGCGGGCATGACCCCGGCCGAGGCGCTGAAAGTCGGCACCTACGATATGGAAGTTTATCTCGGCCGCGATCAGCAACTGGGCACGATTGAACGCGGCAAGCTGGCCGACTTTTTCCTCGTCAAGGGCGATCCGACCCAGGACTTAAGCGCGCTGCGTGAAACCCGCATGGTGCTCAAGGGCGGCTTTGTCTATTTCCCGAACGAAATCTATGACGCGCTCGGTATCACGCCGTTCACGACAGCGCCCACGGTGACCAAACCTGACAGCCCGGTCGCTGCATCCGATCACTCTGATCACGGAGAGTCCGATGGCGCCCACTTCCACTACTGA
- a CDS encoding RidA family protein, whose translation MAPTSTTDITHFAYDFDLPASEAVSTGGLLYLSGHIGDDDDGNVPDTLAEQTEQMMRNVAASLKTVGASFDDVFKCRLMLTDMTRLDEVFEIYRLYFKPLCLPVCTTFGVSALAYGAQVEIEVSLKNVK comes from the coding sequence ATGGCGCCCACTTCCACTACTGATATCACGCACTTCGCCTACGATTTCGACCTACCCGCGTCGGAGGCTGTGTCAACCGGCGGTCTCCTGTACCTGTCCGGCCATATTGGCGACGACGATGACGGGAATGTACCTGACACTCTGGCCGAGCAAACCGAGCAGATGATGCGCAATGTCGCGGCCTCATTAAAGACGGTCGGGGCCAGTTTTGATGACGTGTTCAAGTGCCGACTAATGCTGACCGACATGACGCGGTTGGATGAAGTGTTTGAGATTTACCGGCTCTATTTCAAGCCTCTGTGCCTGCCGGTGTGTACGACGTTCGGGGTATCAGCCCTGGCTTACGGCGCGCAGGTCGAAATCGAAGTGAGCCTAAAAAACGTAAAATGA
- a CDS encoding APC family permease — protein sequence MTEPTPSRHLKQTVGLTGVVMFGAGSAIGVSIFSVLQPAAQVAGSGLLIAMLIATIPMVLFASSYAFMGSALPTSGASYEWPRRFIHPFVGFMIAWLRIVANVGAVIVLSSVLVSYLGMAFDLPRKPTMAAAITIAFALNYFGVSIASGIQTVLMGLLLIVLAAFTFTGLPMTTMDLIQPIVGHGWVAILACVPLMISLFLGIEAAVEIGEEVKNPQKTLPRGIVLAVLLTLVVYGLVAVTALGLIGPDALANTKTPLLDAAKVPLGPWAAPVIIGAATISIMKSLNGLALGFSRSLFAMGREGALPSVFNKIHPKFGTPYMAILIGWGAGLAGIFLPDDLVFLLLAVNIPTMLKYMACSISATNLVKHHPELHANAGLKWKKSSVLWLGYLGAVCAVVVILAGIEADVRPYGLLAVWAVIGVIYWAVRSRIKQPRNP from the coding sequence ATGACCGAACCAACACCTTCACGCCACCTTAAACAGACTGTCGGCCTGACCGGCGTGGTCATGTTTGGCGCGGGCAGCGCCATTGGCGTGTCGATCTTTTCTGTCCTGCAACCGGCGGCTCAGGTCGCTGGTTCCGGTCTTTTGATCGCCATGCTGATCGCCACCATCCCGATGGTATTGTTTGCCTCGTCTTACGCCTTCATGGGCTCGGCCCTGCCGACATCAGGGGCGTCCTATGAATGGCCGCGCCGGTTCATCCACCCGTTTGTGGGCTTCATGATCGCTTGGCTTAGGATCGTCGCCAATGTCGGGGCGGTCATCGTGCTGTCGTCGGTGCTGGTCAGCTACCTTGGCATGGCGTTCGACCTGCCGCGTAAACCGACCATGGCCGCCGCCATCACCATTGCCTTTGCGCTCAACTATTTTGGCGTCTCGATCGCATCGGGTATCCAGACCGTACTGATGGGCCTGCTGCTGATCGTGCTGGCGGCCTTCACCTTCACCGGCCTGCCGATGACGACGATGGATCTCATTCAGCCGATCGTTGGCCACGGCTGGGTCGCCATTCTGGCCTGTGTGCCATTGATGATCTCGCTGTTCCTCGGCATCGAAGCCGCGGTTGAAATCGGCGAAGAGGTGAAAAACCCGCAAAAGACCCTGCCGCGCGGCATCGTGCTGGCCGTACTTTTGACGTTGGTGGTCTATGGTCTGGTAGCCGTGACGGCCTTGGGCCTGATCGGTCCTGACGCCTTGGCAAATACAAAGACGCCCCTGCTGGATGCCGCCAAGGTACCGCTCGGCCCGTGGGCAGCCCCCGTCATCATCGGGGCCGCCACAATTTCGATCATGAAGTCGCTCAACGGGCTGGCGCTCGGCTTTTCGCGCTCATTGTTTGCCATGGGCCGCGAAGGCGCCCTGCCCTCCGTGTTCAATAAGATTCATCCGAAATTCGGCACGCCCTACATGGCCATACTGATCGGCTGGGGCGCAGGCCTTGCGGGCATATTCCTGCCAGATGATCTGGTGTTTCTGCTGCTGGCCGTCAACATCCCGACCATGCTGAAATACATGGCCTGTTCGATCTCAGCCACTAATCTGGTCAAGCATCACCCCGAACTGCACGCTAATGCGGGTTTGAAGTGGAAAAAATCCTCAGTGCTGTGGCTGGGCTATCTGGGCGCCGTCTGTGCGGTGGTGGTCATCCTGGCCGGTATCGAAGCCGATGTGCGTCCTTACGGTCTTTTGGCGGTCTGGGCGGTGATCGGCGTCATCTACTGGGCGGTTCGCTCAAGGATAAAACAGCCCCGCAACCCGTAG
- a CDS encoding pyridoxal phosphate-dependent aminotransferase has translation MNISSRLSLSDTGLAASPVSSALPVQAPLSYAQWVRQALADRAKAFVLFDSSVDEPKALLQQTISAGFSDGFSDRYTSAFVNGNPYVLGALSRRYDVPQDHILTTSAATTAIALVYRAYLSAGDHILVETPRFDLLATTALSMGVEVEDFQRAGDDFAIDMDDLRARIRPDTRLIVLSDLHNPSGMLLNEATLNALAELAESHKLKVMIDEVYGDYAGDARTGSAVKYSPHFIAINSLTKIYGLSTLRCGWILGAPDALAPVRDVAGRYDFTTSNLSHAVAALVLDADDAYDAYRRQVMLESRPVMARFFEIWRAEGLIEGQLPEHGCICFPKLVGIDDTIAFSDWLAKTHNVRVAPGEYFGAAGSVRIGFAKDIIGMSQALERMTQGLRQYRI, from the coding sequence ATGAATATCTCCTCGCGGCTGAGCCTGTCTGATACCGGCCTTGCGGCATCACCTGTGTCTTCGGCCTTACCCGTTCAGGCGCCGCTGTCCTATGCCCAGTGGGTGCGGCAGGCTCTGGCCGATCGGGCCAAAGCGTTTGTCCTGTTCGACAGTTCGGTCGATGAACCCAAGGCCCTGCTGCAACAGACAATCAGCGCCGGTTTCTCAGACGGCTTCAGCGACCGCTACACCTCCGCCTTTGTGAACGGTAACCCTTATGTGCTGGGGGCCCTGTCGCGCCGGTATGATGTGCCGCAGGATCATATACTGACGACGTCCGCCGCCACGACCGCGATTGCACTGGTCTACCGCGCCTATCTGTCGGCGGGCGATCATATCCTCGTTGAAACGCCGCGCTTTGACCTGTTGGCGACCACAGCCCTCAGCATGGGGGTCGAGGTTGAGGATTTTCAACGCGCTGGCGACGATTTTGCCATTGATATGGACGATCTGCGCGCCCGCATCCGCCCGGATACCCGCCTGATCGTCCTGTCGGACCTGCATAACCCGTCGGGCATGTTGCTGAATGAAGCGACGCTTAACGCCCTTGCCGAACTGGCTGAAAGTCATAAGCTCAAGGTCATGATCGATGAAGTTTACGGCGACTATGCGGGTGACGCCCGCACCGGATCGGCCGTGAAATATTCGCCCCACTTTATCGCCATCAACTCCCTGACCAAGATCTATGGCCTGTCCACGCTTCGCTGCGGCTGGATACTGGGGGCGCCCGACGCGTTGGCACCCGTGCGCGATGTGGCGGGCCGTTACGACTTCACCACCTCGAACCTGTCGCACGCCGTCGCCGCTCTGGTGCTCGACGCGGATGACGCCTACGATGCCTACCGCCGTCAGGTGATGCTGGAGAGCCGTCCGGTCATGGCCCGTTTTTTTGAGATATGGCGCGCGGAAGGACTTATTGAAGGTCAATTGCCTGAACATGGCTGCATCTGTTTTCCGAAGCTGGTCGGCATAGACGACACCATCGCCTTTTCAGACTGGCTGGCCAAAACCCATAATGTCCGCGTAGCGCCCGGCGAATATTTTGGCGCGGCGGGATCGGTGCGCATCGGCTTTGCCAAGGATATCATCGGCATGTCGCAGGCGCTGGAGCGCATGACGCAGGGCCTGCGCCAATACCGTATCTGA
- a CDS encoding MarR family winged helix-turn-helix transcriptional regulator, protein MRQGLPGYSTYLPHNIEQLSEMVSAIAAAAHDAHGLTATEWRILAMLSAHGRVPQKDIAAGVGVEKVVAWRAITSLRKKRFVSRQFCEGDYRAYDLFLTEAGRHKFEDTVPVAREREAALIAGLTRDEVRRLCELLKKLAPAEAADDAEAFSSHLPADFEQASAA, encoded by the coding sequence ATGCGTCAGGGATTACCGGGTTACAGTACCTACTTACCGCATAACATTGAGCAGTTGTCTGAGATGGTGTCAGCTATTGCCGCGGCGGCTCATGACGCTCACGGTCTGACCGCCACCGAATGGCGTATCCTGGCGATGCTGAGCGCTCACGGGCGCGTGCCACAAAAGGATATTGCGGCGGGCGTTGGTGTGGAAAAGGTGGTTGCCTGGCGCGCCATTACCAGCCTGCGCAAGAAGCGCTTTGTCAGCCGCCAATTCTGCGAAGGTGACTACCGCGCCTATGACCTGTTTCTGACGGAAGCCGGTCGACACAAATTTGAAGACACGGTGCCGGTGGCGCGCGAACGCGAAGCGGCGCTGATTGCCGGGTTGACGCGTGATGAGGTGCGCCGCCTGTGTGAATTGCTAAAAAAGCTGGCTCCGGCTGAGGCCGCTGACGACGCTGAGGCGTTTTCATCCCATCTGCCTGCCGACTTCGAGCAGGCTAGCGCCGCCTAG